ACGGCGGGCAATGCCTCCGGCATCAACGACGGCGCGGCGGCGCTCGTCGTCGCCTCCGAGAATGGGTTGAAGAAGCTTTCTGCCAGGCCACTCGCGCGGGTCGTCAGCTACGCCACGACCGGCGTGGATCCCGCGATCATGGGCATGGGGCCGGTCGATGCCATCCGCAAGGCGCTCGAGCGCGCGAACCTCAAGGCCGCCGACCTCGATCTGATCGAGTTGAACGAGGCGTTTGCCGCGCAATCGCTCGCCGTTGTTCGCGAGCTTGGGCTCGACGCCTCCCGCATCAACGTCAACGGCGGCGCGATTGCGCTCGGCCATCCAATCGGGGCAAGCGGCGCGCGGATTCTGACGACCCTGGTCTACGCAATGCAGGACCGCGGCGCCAGGTACGGCGCGGCGTCGCTGTGCGTTGGAGGTGGGATGGGCACGGCGATGATCGTCGAAGGGGTGTGAGCGCGGAGGTCCGGATCGCCGGCGCCGCGTGGGATGCGATCGTGCGGCACGCCGCCGAGTCGTGGCCCGAGGAGTGCTGCGGGCTGCTCATTGGCGATGGCGCCGCGATCGTGGAGGCGCGCCCCGCCCGAAATGTCGCAACCGACCCGCAGCGCCGATTCCGAATCGATCCGGCCGATCATTTCAGCGCGCTCAGAAGCGCGCGCCGCAGCGGTTGGCGCGTGTGCGGCGCCTATCATTCGCACCCGGAGAGCGCGCCGACCCCGTCGGAAACCGACCTCGCCGAGGCGTTCGATGACGAGGAGTTCGTGCACGTCATCGTTCGGCCGGGTGCGCGCCCGGCGCTGGCGGACGCGGAGGTCGCCGCCTATCGTTTCAGCGGGAAGAACGTTGTTCCGGCACGCCTGGTCAGGGTGCCGTGATGGTTACTGCCCGATGTCCCTCACGCCCGGCCTCACCCGCACGAGCGTCGAAGCCGCCCCGACTACCTTGTCGACCCGCTTCAGTTTGAAGACGACGCGGTATTCGCCGGAATACTCGTACCGGTGATCGATCGTGTAGTGGCGCTGAATCTGGCTCTTGCCCGTCTCGTACGGGTCGCAGTCCGTGGCTTTCTGCGACTCCGTGCCGTCGCCCCACTCCCAGGCGACCGAGGCGCAGTAGAACTCCTCGTAGTCGTCGGAGCCCCCCTTGACGTCTGCGGAAAGAACTATGCGCGCGGGCGCAAACGAAACGGCCGGGGTGGCCCTCAGCGAAATCGAAGGCTTCTTCGCGCGCGGCTTGTCCGGTTGCGTACCGCCTGGCGCGCCAGAGAGCACGGCCGTGGCCAACGCGGTGCCAAGGGTCGTCGCGAGCACGCGGCCGTGGTACTTCATGAGAAGGCTCCGGATCCGGCAGGTACGTCGATTCTAGCAGATGCCATATAATCGGCGGTTATGCCCGTAGACGTTTCGTCCACCGTTGAATGTTCGATCGCTCCCGCGGGCGACGTCCCAACCGATGTTCTCGTCCTGCCCGTGTTCGAAGCCGACGAGGTGAGCGAGCTTGCGGGTGTCGAAACCGAGGACGGGGAAATCGCGCGCGTTCTGAACGCCCGCGAGTTCACGGGCCGTCTCTATGACGTCTACTACGTCCCCTTGGCCGGGGCCCGGGCGCGACGCGCTGCGCTCGTCGGTGCGGGGCGGCGCGCCAGTTGGACTGTCGATCGGCTTCGGCGCGTGGCCGCCGCCGCGGCGCTGAGCCTGCGGCGGCGGCGGATTGAACGGGCCGCCATCGTCGTGCGAGGCGTGGACCCTTACGAGGGGGCGCAAGCCGCCGTCGAAGGGATCACGACGGCCGAGTTCAACGGCGCGCTTTACAAGACATCCGAGCCCGAGGGGGCGCCGGCGCGAGAGATCCGGATCGTCGCGACGGGTGCCGATGCCACGAGACTCGCCCGCGCCGTCGAACACGGACGCGTCGTCGGCGAGAGCTGCAACATCTCCCGCGCACTGTGCAACGAACCCGGCAACGTCCTGACCCCCACCGTCTTCGCCGAACGTGCCGCCCGAATCGCGATGGAGGCGGGGCTTCGCGTCGAAGTCCTGGACGAAGCCCGGATCGCCGAGCTGAAGATGGGACTGCTGCTCGGCGTGGCGCGCGGCAGCGCGGAGCCGCCTCGCATCATCGTCCTGCGACATGAGCCGGCCGGTGCTCCCGAGGGTCCCGTCCTCGGGTTGGTGGGCAAGGGGGTGACGTTCGACACCGGCGGCATCTCGATCAAACCCGCCGATGGAATGGAACGCATGAAGGACGACATGGCCGGAGGCGCCGCCGTCCTGACGGCCATGCGCGCGATCTCGATCCTGCGCGGCCCCATTCGCGTCGTGGGCGTGATCCCGTCCGCCGAGAACATGCCCGGTGGACGGGCCGTGAAGCCGGGAGACGTGCTGACCAGCGCAAGCGGCAAGACCGTCGAGGTCAACAACACGGACGCGGAAGGGCGGCTCCTTCTCGGTGACGGCCTCTGGCTCGCGCAGCAGCTCGGCGCCACGCACCTCGTGGACGTGGCCACGCTCACCGGCGCCTGCACGGTGGCGCTCGGGAAGCTCGCGAGCGGCGTGTTCGGGACGCCCGATGCGTGGCTGCAGCACGTCCGGGCCACGGCCGAGCGCGCCGGCGACAGGTGCTGGCCGCTGCCGCTGCACGAGGAATACTTCGATCAGCTGCGGAGCGAGATTGCCGACATGGTGAACTCCGGCGGGCGGCCGGCCGGCGCGATCACGGCGGCGATGTTTCTGAGGGAATTCACCGGCGGGCTGCCATGGGCTCACCTGGATATCGCCGGCACCGCGTGGGCCGACGAAGCCAAACCGTATCAGCCCAAGGGGGCGACCGGCGCGGGTGTGCGAGCCCTCACGGCGCTCGCCTTCAGCGCTTTTCCTGTGTAGGGGAGAGCTCGAGGGTCTGGGCGGTAATCTCGAGCGAATCGCCGCGCCGTTTCTTGAGCCAGACGAGAATCCCACCCAGGGCGAGCCCGGCGATCGCCGCAATCAACAGAACGAGACCGGTGAGGCCGATGGATCCCAGCAGCACGTCCACGACCGTGGTCTCACGGGCAGGCTCCTCGACGACCCTGACGATGATCGGACCGGTAGGCTGCAACCACGTCACGAAACCATTGTACGGCTATCTGGAGGCGGAGTCCGCAATGGCCGTGACTTTCTTCAGCGATCGCTGGTACCGCGTGACGGCATCGAAAAGGGCTTCGGCGATACGCTGCCGGTAGGCGCCGGTCCGCAGCAGCGCGGCCTCCTGCTTGTTGGTGACGAACGAGATTTCCGCCAGCACGCTGGGCATGCCGGCTCCGATCAGCACCACGAACGGGGCGCGCTTCACGCCAAGGCTCTTCAGATGGGAGTTGTGCGCCTTCAGGCGGCGGGCCATCGACTGCTGCACGAGCTCCGCGAAGTCGCGTGATTCATCCAGCTTGTCGTTGAGCGCGATCGCTCTGAGAATCTCGGGCAGCGCGTGCAGTGTCCGGCCCGACGCGGAGTTCTCGCGCGCCGCCACGGCTTCCGCCTCGGGATTGGAGGCAAAATTCAGGTAATAGGTCTCGACGCCGCGCGCGGACGTGTTTTCGCTCGCATTCGCGTGAATCGACAGAAACAGGTCCGCACCGGATCGGTTGGCGAGTGCGGTCCGCTCTTCGAGCGGCACGAACACGTCGGCCCGCCGCGTCAAGACGACGTCGCCGCCGCGCTGCTTCAGGAGCAGTTTCTCGAGTCTGAGCGCGACGTCGAGGACGAGTTGTGCCTCGGTGACGCGATGGGCGATCGCGCCGGGATCGTGCCCGCCGTGTCCTGGATCGACCACCACCCGCGCCACGCCCAGCCCGAGCTGCCGCGCGAGCGAGTAGCTGCCGGTGGCGTTTGTGGTCGGCAAGCCGGGCGCCACCGTCGCTGCTCCTGCGGCGGGCGTCGAGGGGAGCGGCGTGTCGGATGTCGCTGTCGTGACCCGGCGCGGCTGGGGAACGGCGGGCGCCGGCGCGGGAGGCGTCGCGACGCCGGAGGAAGTCAACCACCAGCCGGTACGGATTGTAGAGTGTGAACACCGAATAGCGGTTGACCCCCTCCAGATCCATCGCGACGCGGGCCGTGTTGTCACCGCGCCGGCCGACCCGGATTTGGCGCACGACGTCGCCGGTGAAGTTCAGCGGCATCTCGCTGAGGCCGCCTGCGAGCCTGACGTTCTTGAGGTCGAAAAACACCCGCGGCGGCTCCGCGAGCCGCTCTTCGCGGTACGCAATCTCGGAATCCACTTCCAACGTGATGCGCACCACGTTGCCGATTTCGGCGCGCTTCACTCCGAGGAGCGTGGCCACCGAGGGGGCCGCCACCGGCATCGGCGGCGGCACGGGCGCGGCCTCGGCGGACGCGGCGGGCGGCCGGCGGGCGGCCGGAACAACCCTCGGTTGCAGCAACCGCGCGATCTCGGGGGTGCGCGCGCGCAGGGACGTGGCCGGGTATTCGGCCGTCAGCCGCGCGAGCATGCGCTCGGCGCTCCGGCGATCCCGTTCCTGGTGGAAGCGCTCGTACGCGAGCGCGTACATGCCGGCGGCCTGCCACAGCGCGTTGTCCGAATAGCCGCTGCGTGGATACCGGTGGACGATGCGCTCGTACGACGCGGCAAGCGCGCGGATCTGCTTCATTGTCGGCCGCGCGTCGGCATCGCGCAGCGTCCGCTCGCGCGCCAGCGCTGCGGTGTACATCTGCTTCGCCGAGCTCGGGCGCGCCGCGGCGGGCACGGGCGCGAGCCATGCCATCGTCGCCAGGGCCGAGACGGCCAGGCACCGTCCGATGTTCGTCCTACCGAAGCTGCGCATCGACCTCTTCGAAGTAATCCTTCTTCACCAGTACTTCGCGCTTGCCGTTGCTGGGCGGCGACACGAGCCCCTCGGCCTCCATCATGTCCACGAGGCGCGCGGCGCGGCTGAACCCGATCCGGAGCCGCCGCTGGAGGTACGAGATCGACGGCTGCTGGCTCGAGACGACGATGCGCGCGGCCTCGTCGTAGAGATCGTCCTTCTCGAACTCCAGCGCCTCGCCCGTGCCTCTCTCGTCCGCGGTGATCGTCTGGTCGTATTCGGGCCGCCCCTGTTTCCGGAGGAAGCTGGCCAGCCGCGCGCTCTCCTGTTCCGAGATGTACGGACCGTGCAGCCGGATGAATCGAGACGAGGCGGGCGGCAGGTAGAGCATGTCCCCCTTGCCGAGCAGCTGCTCCGCGCCGTTGGCGTCGAGAATCGTCCGCGAGTCGATCTTTGACGAGACGCGGAACGAGATGCGCGCGGGCAGGTTCGCCTTGATGAGGCCGGTGATGACGTCCACCGACGGCCGCTGCGTCGCCAGGATCAGATGGATGCCGACGGCGCGCGCCATCTGCGCGAGCCGGCAGATCGACTCCTCGACCTCGTTGCCTGCAACCATCATCAGGTCCGCCAGCTCGTCGATCACCACGATGATGAACGGCAGCGGCTTGAGCGGCCGCCCTTCCTTGTCGGTCAGCGGTTCCCTACTCTCGGCCTGCGCTCCCCTGATGTTCCGGTTGAACTGCTCGATGTTGCGAACCCCCTGCGAGGCCAGCGTCTTGTAGCGCTCCTCCATCTCGCGGACCGCCCAGCGCAGCGCGTTCGCGGCCTGCTTCGGATCGACGACGACCGGCGTCAGCAGGTGGGGGATGTCCTCGTACATCCCGAGTTCCAACCGTTTCGGATCCACCATGATGAGGCGCACGTCGTCGGGCGTCGCGCGATAGAGGATGCTCGTGAGCATCGAGTTGACGCAGACGGATTTGCCGGCGCCGGTGGACCCGGCGATCAGCAGGTGCGGCATGGTCGCCAGATCACTCGCGAACGGCTCGCCGTGGATGGTCTTGCCCAGGGCGATGGTGAGCTTGGAGCTCGATCGACGGTAGACATCCGATTCGAGCAGCTCGCGGAGCGAGATCTGGTCGCGATTCGGGTTGGGGATCTGAATGCCCACCGTGGACTTGCCGGGGATGCGATCGATGAGCACGGACTCGGCCTGCATCGCCAGGCAGAGGTCGTCGGCAAGGCCGGTGATCTTGTTGTACTTGACCCCCGCGTCCGGCTTGAACTCGTAGGTCGTCACCACCGGCCCCGGATGGATCTGGACGACGGCGCCTTCCACCGCAAACTCGCGGCACTTCTCCTCGAGCAGCCGCGCGCCGTCCATCAGTTCACGCTCGTCGATCTTGCGCTCCCCCTTCGGGGCGTCAAGCAGCGAGAGCGGGGGCAGCGTGTAGCCGTTCTTGCGGCGCTCGGCCGGCGCGGCGCGCTCCGGTTCCGGGAGGGGCAGCGCCGCCGGTACTGGAACAGGGCCCTTCTTGTTGATGGCGGGCGTGAGCCTCGATTGCGGAGCGGGGCGAGGTGCCGGGCCGGCCGGCCTCGCGTCCTCCTCGTCCTCCTCCTCCTCGAACGTCTCGTCCAGGTCGTCCCCGGCCCGGGCCGGCGCGGGTGCGGCGGTGGCGGGGGTGAGCCTGGCGGAGGCGGCCTGTGCTCTGGCGCCCGCCTTCTGGGCCTGCCTGCGGATAATCTCCTGCCGCTGTTTCTCGCGCCGCTTCTCCTCGCGCCGCTCGGCCCACGACGCGGCGACCATGGCCCACCGCTCGCCGACGAGCGCCGCGATCGCCGAGAACGCGCGGCCGAAGGAGAACTGCGTGGACAGGATGATCGCCAGGAGGAGCAGTGTCAGGATCAGGATGATCGAGCCGGTCCGATTCAGGTACTCCGCCAGCCAGGAGGCCAGCCACTCGCCGAGGTAGCCGCCCGCGCGGAAGGGGCGGCCGCCGACCTCGAGGTTGCCGAAGGCCAGCGCCAGGAACGACGAGGAACAGGACACCAGCAGCGCCGCGCCGATGGCCTTGGTGTACGGCGCGTCGAACGCCCGGCACCAGAAGTACTGCCAGCCGACAGCGCCGATCACGGCGGGGATGAGATACGCGGAATAGCCGAGCATCTGGAACGCCAGCTCGGCGAGAAACGCGCCGACCCGCCCGGCCAGGTTCGCCGGTTGCACGTCAGAGCCGGTGTTGAAGAACCACACCGGGTCCGACGGCGTGTAGCTCGCCAGCGCCACCAGCCACACCAGCGCGCAGGCGAACAGCACCACGCCGATGATCTCGCTCAGGCGACGGGACAGGGCTGACTGTGCCACCCTTCAGATCTCCATGATGACCGGCAGGACGAGCGGGCGGCGCCCGACGCGCTTCCGGATGAACCGCTGCAACTCCACCCGCACCTTCTCCTTGATCAAGCCGGGGTCGGTCCGTTCGTCGACCGTCGCCGTCTCGACCGCCTCGCGGAGCAGCGCGGGAACCTCCCGCAGCAGATCCTCGGTCTTTGGATCCACGACGAAGCCACGCGTGATCAACTCCGGCTCGTTCTCGAGCGCGCCGGACTGCCCGATCGCGAGCACCGGCACCAGCAACCCATCGGCCGCGATGTGCCGCCGGTCGCGGAGCACCTCGTCGCCCACCTCGCCCATGCCGGTGCCGTCGATCAGCACGCGGCCGGCAGCCACCTTGTCCGCGATGCGCGCGTCGGCGGCGGTGAAGCGAATGACGTCGCCGTTCTGCGCGAGCAGGACGCGGATGCGCGCCGACACGTCGGTCGCGACGCGGGCGTGACGCGCGAGCTGCCGGTACTCCCCGTGGATCGGCACGAAGTACTTCGGGCGCACGAGCGACAGCATCAGCTTCAGCGCTTCCTCGCTCCCGTGGCCGGACACGTGGATGTGCTTCAGCGCGTCGTACACCAGCTCGGCGCCGCGCCGCGCCACGTGGTCCTGCGAGCCGGTGCAGATGCAGAGCACGTCTTCCGGAGCGTAGTTCCGCACCTCCGCGTCGCGGATCTGCACGCCCGCGGGGACAGTCAGCAGCCCGAGGCGCGCCGCGATCGCCGTGTTTTCCATCACGCCGCGCCCCACGAACGCGACCTTCCGCCTGAACTTCGCCGCCAGATCCACCAGGATCTGCATCCGGTAGATGCTCGACGCGAAGGTCGCGACGACGACCTTGCCCCGGGCGCCCGTGAGGATCTCCTCGAAGGCGTCGATGACATCGAGTTCGGAGCCCGTGAAGCCGCGCCGGTCGATGTTGGTGCTGTCGGCAAAGAGCGCCAGCACGCCCGCGCCCCCCAGCTCCGCGAAACGATGGAAGTCCACGTGCTCCCCGTCGAGCGGCGTCTGGTCAATCTTGAAATCCCCCGTGTGCACGATCGTGCCGATCGGCGTGTGAATCGCCAGCGCCACGCAATCGGGCATGCTGTGCGTCACGCGGAGGAACTCGATCCGGAACGGCCCCACCTCCACGGTCTGGCGCGGCTTGATCGTCTGCAGCCGTCCGGCGTGCTCGATCCCATGCTCGTCGAGCTTGTTCTGGACGAGCGCGAGCGTGAACGGCGTTCCGTAGATCGGCCCGTCCACGAGCGGCGCCACGTGCGGCACCGCGCCGATATGGTCTTCGTGGCCGTGCGTCAGCACGAGCGCCGCCACGCGGCCGTGAAACTGCTGGAGGAAGCTTAGATCCGGGATGATCAGATCGACCCCCAGCAGTTCGGGCTCGGGAAAAAGCACCCCCGAATCGACCACGATGCACGTATCGCCATAGGCGATCGCCATCATGTTCATGCCGAACTCGCCGAGCCCCCCGAGGGGGATCACGTCCAGCGCCGGATCGCCCGCACGAGCAGGCTGCGCGTCAGTCATCATTCAAAGGTGAAACGTTTTCGCTCGGACACGGCGGCCGGTGGCGTCATCCGGGCGGATGACGGCCGAACGCGCGCGGCAGCAGGTGAGGGCCGCGCCTGTTCGCGACAAGTGTCCGCGCGGACGGCAACGCTGGGACGTCACCGGCCGCCAAAGTGTGCAAACTATAGCACAGCTCGGCCCGCGCCGGAACCCAGAAGTTCCGCCAACGCTGCAAGTTCCGGCAGGTCGAGCGTCTCCGGCCGGCGGCCCGGATCGATGCCGGCAGCCGAGAGGAAGGGGGCAGCCGATGCCGGATCCTTGCAGAGCGGCTTCAGGGCGTTGCTCACCTTTTTCCGGCGCTGTGAGAACAGGCCCTTCACGAACCGTTCGAAGAGCGCGGCGTCGACCGTCACCTTGGGGGCCGTGAACGACAGGCGGGCCACCGCCGACCACACGTTCGGGGCGGGGCGAAACGCGCCCGGCGGCAGGCTCAGAAGCGTCTCCACGTCGGCGTGCAGCCGAGCCAGGACCGTGAGCACGCCGTACTCGGAGGTCCCGGGCCTCGCCGCCAGGCGCTCGACGACCTCGCGCTGCAGCATCACGGTCGCGTCCCCCAGCAGGCGCGTCGCCCGGTGCACCGCCAGGAGCCGGAACAGGATGGGGGAGGAGACATTGTACGGAAGGTTGCCCGCGATGCGCAGGCCTTCCGACGGGGCCCACTCCCGTACCAGCGCGTCAAGGTCCATCTCCAGGAAGTCGCCCGTCACGATCGTCACGTTGGGCGGCGCCGCCCGTTGCAGGCCGGCCGCGAGATCCCGGTCGATCTCGATGGCGATGACGCGGCGGGCGCGCGAGGCAAGCGGCGCCGTCAGCGCGCCCCGTCCCGGCCCGATTTCAAGGAACGTCTGGTCCGCCGCCGGCGCGATGGCGTCCACGACCTTTTGCGCCCATTCCGGCGCGAGGAAATGCTGGCCGAATCGTCTCCGCGGCCGCATCACCCTTCACCGCGCCAGTAGCGTTCTTCGATCTCTTCGATCTCGTCTTCGCTCAACCCGAAGTAGTGCCCCAGCTCGTGGATCAGCGTCTCGCCGATCTCGAAGACGATCTGTTCCGGGTCTCCATCCGCTTCGTCTTCGATCGGTCCCTGGAACAGGGTGACGACATCGGGCAGCGTGTTGCCGTGGCTCGATGCGCTCTCCGGGAGCGGGGTGCCCTGATAAAGGCCAAGGAGCGTTTCGTCCCCCGCCATGTCCATCTCGTCGAGCAGCTCCCGCGAGGGTTCGTCCTCGACCACGATGGCCATGTTCGCGATCGCGTCCCTGAAATTCTGCGGGATGGTCGCGAGCGCCGCTTCAACGAGCTTTTCGAACTCGCGGCGATGCATGGAACAGCTTCCGGTAGAAGTCGCAGTCGTTGCGCACCGAGCACCGATCGCAAAGCGGCCGCGGCCGGCAGATGCGCCGGCCGTGCAGGATCAGGAGGTCGGATGTCTTCGTCCACAACCGGCGCGGCACCGCCGCGCAGAGCTGCCGCTCGACGATCCCGGGGTCGTCGGACCGTGCGATGCCGACGCGATTGGCGACCCTCAGGACGTGACGGTCGACCGGGAGGCCGGGGACGCCGAGCGCGTGGCCCAGGACCACGTTCGCGGTCTTTCGGCCGACGCCCGGCAGCTCCACGAGATCCTCCATCCGCGGCGGCACCCGGCCCCCGTGGCGTTCCGCCAGCGCCCGCGCCATCCCGACGAGCGCCCGCGCCTTCATGCGGAAAAAGCCGGTGGAGACGATCTGCGGCTCGAGCTCCTCGGGAGAGGCCTGCGCCAGCGCCGCCGCGTCCGGATAGCGCGTGAACAGCGCCGGCGTGACCAGGTTCACGCGAGCGTCCGTGCTCTGCGCCGACAGGATGGTGGCCACGAGCAGCTCGAACGCGTTGCCGTATCGCAGCTCGGTGTCCGCGTTCGGATGTTGACCATCGAGCCTCGAGACGACGCGTTTCGTCACCTCGGCTGGCTTCGGCGGAACGGCTCGGGCTCTGGGTGAACGGGTTAGTGGACGGGGCCTTTTGGCCATCCGGAATTTGCCGACTCAGAATACACCCGCATGTGCTCCTGCAGCGCGTTCACGAGCGTCGGCATCAGCTGCAGCGGCAGCACGATGCGCGCGCGCACCGGTGCGCGCACGACGTTGTCGGTCTCCGCCTGGCGGATGTCCTTCTCCGAGAGCGGCAGGACCTCGCAGAACGTCAGCGTGAAATCGAACGGCGTGTGGGCAATCGCGCAGAAGTTCGCGTAGATTCGCGGGCTGTCGTCACCCTCTTCAGGCGCGATGGTGAAATTGATCTGCTTGCGTTCCTCAGTCATGGTGTCATCCGGCTCGTGCCGGACTAATACTTTCTCATAACCCCGACGACCACGCCCTGGATCTGCACCTGGCCCGCGTCCACCAGGATCGGCTGCATCGCCGGGTTGGCCGGTTGCAGCCGCACGCGCGCTCCGTCGCGGTAGAACTTCTTCAGCGTCACGTCCGCGCCGCCCAGCAGCGCGATGACCATCTCGCCGTTCTCCGCCGTGCGGCGATCTTCGACGATGACGAAATCGCCGTCGCGGATCTGCTCGTCGATCATCGAGTCGCCGCGGACGCGGAGCACGTAGGTGTCACGGCGCCCGACGAGGTCTTCCGGCACGGCAATCGTCTCGGTGCCGGCAACGGCCTCAATCGGGGCGCCCGCCGCGACGTAGCCGAGCATCGGGAGTTCGACCGCCCGCCCGCCCGTGCGCGTCTGCGTCAGCTCGACCGATCGGCTGCGGTTCCACGCCCGCTTGATGAACCCTTTGTCCTGGAGGTTGGTGAGGTGCTTGTGCACCGTGGCGAGCGAGGAAAGCCCGAAGCGCCGTCCGATCTCCTCGAGGCTGGGCGCGTAGCCGTGCTGCTGGATGAAGTCGTTCAGGTAGTCGAGGACTTCGCGTTGCCGCTTGGTCAAAGGGAGCACCAGGAGCCTCCTTGGTCGCCGGGATTATACGCAAAAGAAAAGCGAAAGTAAATTCGTTGGCGCCATTTTTCGCTCGATGTAACGCCCGGGCGGGCGAACCAGTCTAATCAGGTGGACGCTTGCACACACATGTCGCGCGCCTACGGAATGGACAATCGCGGGTGGGTCGTACCGCAGTGGACGCTGACGGTGTCCTCGCCTGACGAGGCCGGGAATCCCCGTCGGCCGCCGGAGGCGGCGAGCGACACGGAGCTCGTCGCCCTGGTGCACAACGGGTCCCCGGAGGCGTTCGACCTCATCGTCGAGCGCCACCGGCGGGGCGTCTACCAGCTCTGTTATCGATACGCCGGCCGGCACGAGGACGCCGCGGACCTCGCGCAGGACGTGTTTTTGCGGGCGTACCGCGGGCTGGGCCGGTTCAAAGGGGAAGCCTCCCTCCGGACGTGGCTCTATCGCATAGCCGTGAACACGGCGCTCAACCGGCTGGCCTCGAGGGCCCCCCGGCTCGAGCAGATGGAGCCGCTCGATGCCGTGGAGCGCGCCGACACGCGCGCGGAAGCGGCAGATGACGCGATGCTGCGCCGCGAACGCGCGCGCCAGGTGCGGTCGGCCATCGCGCGGCTGCCGGCCCGGCAACGGGCCAC
The nucleotide sequence above comes from Acidobacteriota bacterium. Encoded proteins:
- a CDS encoding sigma-70 family RNA polymerase sigma factor, which translates into the protein MSRAYGMDNRGWVVPQWTLTVSSPDEAGNPRRPPEAASDTELVALVHNGSPEAFDLIVERHRRGVYQLCYRYAGRHEDAADLAQDVFLRAYRGLGRFKGEASLRTWLYRIAVNTALNRLASRAPRLEQMEPLDAVERADTRAEAADDAMLRRERARQVRSAIARLPARQRATLVLRVYQELSHEEIAQVLGSSVGACKANLFHALNRLRTLLQP
- the lexA gene encoding transcriptional repressor LexA — encoded protein: MLPLTKRQREVLDYLNDFIQQHGYAPSLEEIGRRFGLSSLATVHKHLTNLQDKGFIKRAWNRSRSVELTQTRTGGRAVELPMLGYVAAGAPIEAVAGTETIAVPEDLVGRRDTYVLRVRGDSMIDEQIRDGDFVIVEDRRTAENGEMVIALLGGADVTLKKFYRDGARVRLQPANPAMQPILVDAGQVQIQGVVVGVMRKY